GAAACAAAAGGATAGTTGGAGTTATCAAAAGCGTCTGAAAAATCAGCATTTACGAAAAAAAAATTCAATTTAACGTTTTTTGACCTTGACGAATAAATCATAAGTAGTGTAGACTACATTTAACAGAGAAACTATAGGAGTGATTACATGATGAAACTATCCACACCAAACAACCAATTGAATAACTCATGGCAAAACTGGCGTAGATAGTTGTATGTATGGTGCTCTCATAGATACAACGAATTAGAATTTTTTCTAAAGTTTGTATCTATGTCGGTTTATTAATGATGATTTCTGACCGCATAGATGATTGATCTATGCGGTTTTTGTTTAAAAACAACAGCCGCTCCTTTTTAGGACTTGCTGTTGTTTTTTTTGTTTCGAAAATTTACAATTTAGGAGGAGAAAAAATGAGAAAAAATCGTTTATCATTTGTTGTAGCTGTCATTATTATCTTTTTGATTGGGTCATTTTTTATAGAAAAAAGAGAAACACAAAAAGAAAAATTACCTACAGTTGGTGTGCTTCAATTTGTGAGCCACCCTGCATTAGACCAAATTTATAAGGGTATCCAAGCGGGACTGAAAGAAGAAGGTTATGAAGATGGTAAAAACATGACATTGGCTTTTCAAAACGGACAGGCTGATCAAAGTAAACTAGCGACAATGAGTCAACAACTGGTGCAAGAGAAAAAATCAGATATTCTAATTGGGATAGCGACACCAGCCGCGCAAGCATTGGCAAATACAACCTCTGAGCTTCCGATCATTCTGGGTGCAATCACCGATCCAGTGAGTGCAGGTTTGGTCAAAAGCAATGAAAAACCAGGAGCGAATATTACAGGTGTCAGTGATAAGTCTCCTGTTGATGCTCAGTTCGACTTGATCGCCAAATTAGTGTCGAACAATAAAAAAGTAGGTATTTTATATGCTTCCTCTGAAGAAAACTCTAAATACCAAGTCGAAGAAGCAAAGAAAGTTGCAGAGAAAAAAGGCATGACAGTCAAAACATATGCTGTACCGTCAAGTAATGAAATTGCCCAAACGGTTCAAGTGATGGCTAGTGAAGTGGATCTGATCTATATCCCGACAGATAACACAATTGCCAATGCGATGCAAACCGTAGTGAATGAAGCTGATAAAGCGAAGGTTCCAATTTTTCCTTCTGTTGATACGATGGTCGAGCAAGGCGGAGTTGCGACTGTGGGAATCAATCAATTCGATCTAGGTGTTCAAACAGGAAAAATGGCAGCGGCGATTCTTTCAGGAAAATCACAGCCGGCAACGATGCCGATCTATACTTTTGATTCAGGGGATATCATTATCAACCAAAAACAAGCAGATAAACTAGGAATAAAAATTCCTGAAAATATTCGAGAAAAAGCTAAAATCGTAGAATAGGAGTGGAAGAGATGATCGTTTCAGCAATTGGACAAGGAATGCTATGGGCAATCTTAGGGTTAGGGATTTTTATGACCTATCGAATTTTAAATTTTCCGGATATGACAACAGAAGGGTCATTTCCATTAGGCGGAGCGGTTTGCGTGACTGCTATCACGTCTGGGATTCATCCGATTTTTGCAACGCTATTAGGTGTTTTAGCTGGTATGTGCGCCGGATTGGTCACAGGATTACTATTCACTAAAGGGAAAATACCAGTGATTTTAGCTGGAATATTGGTGATGTCAGGACTAAATTCTGTGATTTTATATGTGATGCAGACACCCAATCTATCATTATTAAATAAGCCAAAAATTCAGGATTTCTTTTTGCAGTTTGATTTACCGAATTATTACGATATCGTTTTTTTAGGTGTAATTTTTCTTGTGATCATTATTAGTTTGTTGCTATTTTTCTTTAATACAAATCTAGGACAGGCTTATATTGCTACAGGAGACAATGAACATATGGCACGTTCACTTGGCATCAAAACAGATTCAATGAAAATTTTAGGTTTAACGTTATCAAATGGCGTGATTGCATTATCTGGGGCGTTGATTGCCCAGAATGATGGCTATGCGGATGTCAATAAGGGAACAGGCGTGATCGTCATTGGACTTGCATCGATCATTATTGGCGAGGTGCTTTTCGGTGAGTTGACATTTGCAGAGCGTTTGGTCGCGATCGTTGTTGGTAGTATCATTTATCAATTGTTGATTCTAGCCGTGATCAAATTAGGCTTTGATACGACCTACTTGAAAATATTCTCTGCCGTGATTTTAGCAGCTTGTTTAATGATCCCGCAATTGAAAAAAGCATTGAATCTTCACTTTCTACCTGAGAAGGAGGCTGAAAAATGAGTACTGTACTTGAATTGAAACATGCGACTAAAAGAATCGACAATGGTCTAAATGAAACGAAGGTCATTTTGAATAATGTGAATCTAACGATTGAAAAAGGTGAATTTGTCACTGTTTTAGGTGGAAATGGGGCTGGTAAAAGCACGTTGTTCAACAGTATCGCAGGAACCTTGTCTTTAAGTGAAGGTGACTTATTTATCAATCAACAAAAAATAACGAATTATTCTGAAGAAAAACGGGCAACTTTTTTCTCACGAGTCTTTCAAGATCCTAAAATGGGCACAGCGCCACGAATGACTGTGGCAGAAAATTTACTCTTGGCAATGTACCGAGGACAAAAAAGAGGCTTACGTTTAAGAAAAATTAGTGATCAGCGAACTTTTTTCACGAAAATCTGCAGTGAAGTAGGAAATGGACTGGAAAATCATTTGGATACCCCAACTGGTAATCTTTCTGGCGGTCAAAGACAAGCATTGAGCTTGCTGATGGCCACGCTAACTAAACCAGAGTTATTATTGTTAGATGAACATACAGCAGCTTTAGATCCTAAAACGTCAAAACAGTTGATGCATTTAACGGATCAGCGAATCAAAGAAGCTGATTTGACTTGTTTGATGATCACCCACCGAATGGAAGATGCATTAGAATATGGTAACCGGCTGATCGTCTTACAAAAAGGTCGGATCATTAAAGATCTGAATAAAAACGAAAAGGAAAAGCTGACTCTACAAGATTTATTGTTGTTTTTCGAAGAAGAAGCAGAGCTGTCAGTAGA
This sequence is a window from Enterococcus wangshanyuanii. Protein-coding genes within it:
- the trpX gene encoding tryptophan ABC transporter substrate-binding protein, with protein sequence MRKNRLSFVVAVIIIFLIGSFFIEKRETQKEKLPTVGVLQFVSHPALDQIYKGIQAGLKEEGYEDGKNMTLAFQNGQADQSKLATMSQQLVQEKKSDILIGIATPAAQALANTTSELPIILGAITDPVSAGLVKSNEKPGANITGVSDKSPVDAQFDLIAKLVSNNKKVGILYASSEENSKYQVEEAKKVAEKKGMTVKTYAVPSSNEIAQTVQVMASEVDLIYIPTDNTIANAMQTVVNEADKAKVPIFPSVDTMVEQGGVATVGINQFDLGVQTGKMAAAILSGKSQPATMPIYTFDSGDIIINQKQADKLGIKIPENIREKAKIVE
- a CDS encoding ABC transporter permease, with the translated sequence MIVSAIGQGMLWAILGLGIFMTYRILNFPDMTTEGSFPLGGAVCVTAITSGIHPIFATLLGVLAGMCAGLVTGLLFTKGKIPVILAGILVMSGLNSVILYVMQTPNLSLLNKPKIQDFFLQFDLPNYYDIVFLGVIFLVIIISLLLFFFNTNLGQAYIATGDNEHMARSLGIKTDSMKILGLTLSNGVIALSGALIAQNDGYADVNKGTGVIVIGLASIIIGEVLFGELTFAERLVAIVVGSIIYQLLILAVIKLGFDTTYLKIFSAVILAACLMIPQLKKALNLHFLPEKEAEK
- a CDS encoding ABC transporter ATP-binding protein yields the protein MSTVLELKHATKRIDNGLNETKVILNNVNLTIEKGEFVTVLGGNGAGKSTLFNSIAGTLSLSEGDLFINQQKITNYSEEKRATFFSRVFQDPKMGTAPRMTVAENLLLAMYRGQKRGLRLRKISDQRTFFTKICSEVGNGLENHLDTPTGNLSGGQRQALSLLMATLTKPELLLLDEHTAALDPKTSKQLMHLTDQRIKEADLTCLMITHRMEDALEYGNRLIVLQKGRIIKDLNKNEKEKLTLQDLLLFFEEEAELSVD